Within Priestia filamentosa, the genomic segment GTTTAAATATGAGGCAAAACCCGTAGCAACAGGACAGGCTCCTCATTTAAACCCAGCTCCAGGCTATATTCATGGTACGCCGTTATCAGATAAGGAAACGAAATAGTCATAAAGCAATAAAGAGAAAATCTCACAACTAGTTTTCTCTTTATTGCTTTATGCGAAAAGGCCTATCGATGAGTCTTTTTCATTTTAAATCTAATCATGACTATCAAATGAATAATACGTGATAGATGAGACAAAATAATCAAGATGCAACAAAGCACCCCCATAATGTTGAATAATTGTAATAGAGAAACCTACTGATTTGCTGCTCAGTAGGTTTTTTCTATCGCGTACTTGTATAGAATATACAAAGTTAATTCACCTAATATCTCATCTTGTATTAGACATGAATAATCCATTAGAATCTTGTTATTTATCACATACTTCCCCTATACTCCGTCCTCTAAGAGGCTATATTGAAACTCCCATATCTCACTATCATTTAACTCACTCAACGAGAGTTCTAAATGGTTACCCAAAATGATCGTTTCCCCATTGATGGCAACGACCATCACCTCAATAGAAGGATTGCCACCTCGTTTTTTATATACATCACCAATATTCGGCATCTCACCTTGGGTACTCTTTGCAGGTTGATCAAAATCGTCGCCCATTAAATCATTATCTGCCATCTGTCCATCTAAACAATCTATAGGTTGACTATCAGGGGCACGGCCCGGAACCATTAGTAAATATTCGTTATGTTTGACCCCATTAGACTTAGTTGTGATAACCCCTTTGGTTTCCACAGACGATACAATTTCAATTTCGTGTAATGAATAGTGATCCAAGTAATCGGGACTTGGATTCGTAATTAAGATATAGTCCCCTTCTTCAGCTTTTCGGTCTTTGTAAAGTGTATACGTCTTACAATTAAAAACAAAACTGTCAAGGTGTTTGGGTTTATATTTTTCAACTTTTGAGGCATTGGTTAAATGTTGTGTTAAATCTTTCATCTTAATAAGATGAACGGACTGTTTGTATATAGGCTTCACAGAATAGATTTTGTGTAACTCATTGTTAAAATATACAAATTGTCCTTTTCTTACTTGATACAGTTTCATGTATAACTCTCCCTTCAGGCTTTTCAACGTTTAAAAAGGTAAGCAAATTCATTAAATAATACTCGATGCCGGTTAACTTCCTCTGAAGCTATTGCAAACATTACTAGTCCTATTACTCCTCCAACATATTCTTCCTTGGTTTATAAACTCAACATAGATATAATAGGGAGACACTCATGAATGAAGGAATTCTTTTATAGGAGGATCCCTTCAATTGCAAGAACATTGCTACTACTTTTTGTATTAGTATCCATTGTAGCATTCACATTATGATTAAGTCCTATAAAACTTCCATCATTTGTTATTCTGGTACAAAGGTAAACTATAAGAGAATAAAGTGCAAATCTTGACACTCTACATATATTTTTACTCTTTAGAATGTGTAGGATATACAGCTTTAGTTACGTTAAATAAGTTAGGGCATCCTTGCCCCGTTTCCCTTAATAAACTATACTTTTAAGTCCATTTGCTGTTGTCCATGCCATTACAGTATATCCAGATGACAAGTCCTTCCTGTAAAGTTAATGTTATAATGCTAATATGTCCCTTAATACCCTCCTGAAAACATTATAATGGAGTAGCATATCCACTAAACAAAAAATAGGCAAATAAGTAACTGTTCAAAAGGTAATGAAGGATATGGATTAAATGAATCAAAAGACAACGCCTTATAGAGGTCCTTACCTAATAAATCATGTAAGTGTTTTGGTTAGCTAAGTTGGTTTAAATCTAGAATAGGAGTGAAGTAAAAAGTAAATCATTTAATTAAACTATTTTATTAACGCAATCTTTAAGGGGTAGTTATTCTTGCTTCATAAAAAGTACAGTGTCTACATTACTTGTACATCTTTTAATGTTCTCCAATTGAAGTAAAGCCCTCTGCGAATCAATCAAAGACGGGAGTTTTTAATCTAACATGAAAAAAGTTTCAGTAGTTTTTTATATTTCAGTCGCCATATTGGCTCTTCTTGTTCTTGTAGGCATTACAATGCCTGCACAACTTGAAACTGTAACAAGTAATTTGCAAGATTTTATTACAAATACATTTGGTTGGTACTATTTAATTGTCGTAACGTTCTTTGTTATTGTTTGTTTGTATTTGTTAGTAAGTCCGATTGGTCGAATTAAGCTCGGGAAACAGGAGGATAAGCCTGAGTTTTCACGCCCAACCTGGCTTGCTATGCTCTTTAGTGCAGGAATGGGAATTGGGTTAGTGTTTTATGGTACAGCTGAACCCCTTAGTCATTATGCAATCAGCTCTCCAACAGGTGAAACAGGGACAGATCAAGCCATGAAAGATGCTATGAGGTTTACCTTCTTCCATTGGGGGATCCATGCATGGGCAATATACGGAATTATTGCTCTCTCATTAGCTTACTTTACCTTTAGAAAAGGAGAGCGTAGCTTAATTAGTGCGACATTAAAGCCGGTTATCGGGAAATATGCAGATGGGGTTTTAGGGAAGATCATTGATATTATTGCCGTTATTGCAACGGTTATCGGTGT encodes:
- a CDS encoding BCCT family transporter; the protein is MKKVSVVFYISVAILALLVLVGITMPAQLETVTSNLQDFITNTFGWYYLIVVTFFVIVCLYLLVSPIGRIKLGKQEDKPEFSRPTWLAMLFSAGMGIGLVFYGTAEPLSHYAISSPTGETGTDQAMKDAMRFTFFHWGIHAWAIYGIIALSLAYFTFRKGERSLISATLKPVIGKYADGVLGKIIDIIAVIATVIGVATTLGFGAVQINGGLSYLFGVPSNLMSQFLIVLVVTILFIISALTGLGKGIKILSNANMAIALVLFLLTFILGPTLFTLNLFTDTVGSYLQNLINMSFRIAPLNEENRNWINGWTIFYWAWWIAWSPFVGIFIARVSKGRTIRE